A part of Silvimonas soli genomic DNA contains:
- a CDS encoding NCS2 family permease, with product MLETSAKPLRPGLLERYFKLREHGTDARTEVIAGITTFLTMVYIIFVNPQILSNAGMDTQAVFVVTCLIAAVGSIAMGLVANLPIALAPAMGLNAFFAFVVVGGQHLTWQVGMGAIFWGAVGFFLLTVLRVRYWLIANIPQSLRVGIAAGIGLMIALMGLHNAGIVVASPATMVTVGNLTSLPCVLGALGFFIIAILASRGIHAAVLIAIAVTTALGFMFGDVKFHGIAAMPPAIGAVFGQLAIKDAFSLGMGGVIFSFMLVSLFDSSGTLIGVASKAGLADENGRFPRMKQALLVDSTSSMLGAFMGTSAISTYIESSAGVSVGGRTGLTAVVVGLMFVLAIFFSPLAAMVPAYAAAGALIFVGVLMTSELVKVDWEDLTECVPAFITAVMMPFCFSITEGIAGGFIAYCVMKAGTGRWRQLRAPVVMVAVLFLIKFIMDGSH from the coding sequence ATGCTGGAAACCTCCGCAAAACCGCTACGCCCAGGCCTGCTGGAACGTTATTTCAAACTGCGTGAGCATGGTACGGATGCGCGTACCGAAGTGATCGCCGGGATTACCACGTTTCTCACCATGGTTTACATCATTTTTGTAAACCCGCAGATTCTCTCGAACGCGGGCATGGATACCCAGGCGGTGTTCGTGGTGACGTGCTTGATCGCCGCCGTGGGCAGCATCGCCATGGGTCTGGTTGCCAATCTGCCCATCGCGCTGGCACCGGCCATGGGCCTGAATGCCTTCTTTGCTTTTGTGGTGGTGGGCGGGCAGCATCTGACCTGGCAAGTGGGCATGGGCGCCATTTTCTGGGGCGCAGTCGGGTTCTTTCTGCTGACTGTTTTGCGCGTACGTTATTGGTTGATCGCCAATATTCCGCAGTCTTTGCGCGTCGGCATTGCCGCCGGTATCGGCCTGATGATCGCCCTGATGGGTTTGCACAATGCCGGGATCGTCGTCGCCAGCCCGGCCACTATGGTCACCGTGGGTAACCTGACTTCCTTGCCATGCGTGCTGGGCGCGCTGGGCTTTTTCATCATCGCCATTCTGGCTTCGCGCGGGATACACGCCGCGGTGCTGATCGCCATCGCCGTAACTACCGCCTTGGGGTTCATGTTTGGAGATGTGAAATTCCACGGTATTGCCGCCATGCCACCCGCTATTGGTGCGGTTTTCGGGCAACTGGCTATCAAAGATGCCTTCAGTCTGGGTATGGGCGGGGTGATTTTCTCGTTCATGCTGGTGAGCCTGTTTGACTCATCGGGCACCTTGATCGGCGTGGCCAGCAAAGCGGGTCTGGCTGATGAAAATGGCCGCTTCCCGCGCATGAAGCAAGCACTGTTGGTCGATAGCACCAGTTCCATGCTGGGCGCATTTATGGGTACGTCGGCCATTTCCACATACATTGAAAGCTCCGCTGGTGTGTCGGTTGGGGGCCGTACCGGTCTGACGGCGGTGGTGGTGGGCTTGATGTTTGTGCTGGCGATTTTCTTCTCGCCGCTGGCCGCAATGGTGCCTGCCTACGCTGCTGCTGGCGCGCTGATTTTTGTTGGTGTGTTGATGACTTCCGAACTGGTCAAAGTGGATTGGGAAGACCTGACCGAATGCGTGCCCGCGTTTATCACTGCCGTGATGATGCCGTTCTGTTTCTCGATTACCGAAGGCATTGCTGGTGGTTTCATTGCGTATTGTGTGATGAAAGCCGGGACTGGCCGCTGGCGCCAGTTGCGGGCACCGGTGGTGATGGTGGCGGTGTTGTTCCTGATTAAATTCATCATGGATGGCAGTCATTAA
- a CDS encoding response regulator produces the protein MPNAIRVLLVDDHTLFRSGIRLLLGRQAGLEVVGEAADGAEAVKFVHALQPDVVLLDLNMPGLSGVEALRLMLQDVPTLAVLMLTVSEDAEDLATALRAGARGYLLKNIDAEYLVSAIHRAHAGEAVVAEAMTAKLVQQFRVASATPAVPRDDEKLTPREREILGYLALGESNKVIARRLDLAESTIKIHVQNILKKLSLSSRVQAAVYAVEHGLGASEAGQ, from the coding sequence ATGCCCAACGCGATCCGCGTACTGCTGGTTGATGACCACACTTTGTTTCGTAGCGGCATACGTCTGCTGCTAGGGCGCCAGGCCGGGCTGGAAGTGGTAGGGGAAGCCGCCGATGGTGCCGAGGCGGTCAAATTTGTGCATGCTTTACAGCCAGACGTGGTGCTGCTGGACCTGAACATGCCCGGCTTGTCTGGCGTGGAAGCGCTACGGCTGATGCTACAAGACGTCCCGACGTTGGCAGTGCTGATGCTGACAGTTTCGGAAGATGCCGAAGACTTGGCAACGGCCTTACGCGCCGGTGCGCGGGGTTATCTGCTCAAGAATATCGACGCGGAATATCTGGTCAGCGCCATCCATCGCGCCCACGCCGGTGAGGCCGTGGTGGCCGAGGCCATGACTGCCAAGCTGGTTCAACAGTTTCGCGTGGCCAGCGCCACGCCAGCCGTACCGCGTGACGATGAAAAACTCACACCAAGAGAACGGGAGATTCTGGGCTACCTGGCTTTGGGCGAGAGCAACAAAGTCATTGCGCGACGGCTGGATCTGGCAGAAAGCACCATCAAGATTCATGTACAGAACATCCTGAAGAAGCTGAGTTTATCCAGCCGGGTGCAAGCTGCTGTATATGCGGTCGAGCACGGTTTGGGCGCCAGTGAAGCGGGTCAGTAA
- a CDS encoding type IV pili methyl-accepting chemotaxis transducer N-terminal domain-containing protein, with amino-acid sequence MQTEPEIIKPNTQLRPARQLSMRVLAVLAATLAVGLMAIGITLYLSWQLEGGGAAINAAGSLRMRTYKMGLTLEHYAANHDPVLATRLKDEQKEFQQTLDLLREGDPARPLYLPNDPQVKQQFAQIEENYQRWTAQWLDPVMRGQRLADWQVFRGDLDQFVDQVNLLVLSIEQLNTKRTLWLRLSQMFLIALAIAGAITQIYLMFLLIFRPLGRLREGIARMTVQDFTVRLPIETRDEFGEVQQGFNQMADHLAEAYSSLEQRVLEKTAELNAQNRELSLLYDVVAFVNGPQTAHALCHGVLERLVAWFGADAGSVRVIDPLEDSAWLMTSVGLPESLREADICRHPQDCHCGPTQQGQTVIKQMRYSPVMPQLPCAEAGFAQVSAFPIGAGESYLGLITLHFVGQRQIAERETQLLTTLGQHLGIALENLRLAARARELAVSEERNLMAQGLHDSIAQGLSFLNLQVQMLDDSLKRNALDEAKDVVPMLRAGVTESYDDVRELLLNFRTRLQEGDLPGSMRTVIDKFRKQTGITTSLTLSGQGRPLLADAQLQLLFILQEALSNVRKHAQATQVEVVLHNDAPLRLLIKDNGRGFDALQMASRAERHVGLNIMRERAERLGAQLEFINEKGVTVALTMARTAHETANEMAQGEGSHAQRDPRTAG; translated from the coding sequence ATGCAAACCGAGCCGGAAATCATTAAACCCAACACGCAGCTTAGACCTGCACGTCAGCTCTCCATGCGGGTGCTGGCAGTGCTGGCCGCAACGTTGGCGGTCGGTTTGATGGCGATAGGCATCACCTTGTACCTGTCATGGCAGCTGGAGGGTGGCGGGGCGGCCATCAACGCCGCTGGCAGTTTGCGCATGCGCACCTACAAAATGGGTCTGACGCTGGAGCATTACGCCGCCAATCATGATCCGGTACTCGCTACCAGGCTCAAAGACGAGCAGAAAGAGTTCCAGCAAACGCTGGATCTGCTGCGCGAAGGTGATCCGGCGCGACCGTTGTATCTGCCCAATGATCCGCAAGTCAAACAGCAATTTGCGCAGATCGAAGAGAACTACCAACGCTGGACAGCTCAGTGGCTAGACCCTGTAATGCGCGGCCAGCGGCTGGCTGACTGGCAAGTGTTTCGTGGCGATCTGGACCAGTTTGTCGACCAGGTGAACCTATTGGTGCTGTCGATTGAACAGCTCAATACCAAACGCACGCTGTGGTTGCGTCTGTCGCAGATGTTCCTGATCGCCTTGGCCATTGCCGGGGCGATTACGCAGATTTACCTCATGTTCTTGCTGATCTTCCGGCCGCTGGGGCGATTGCGCGAAGGTATCGCACGCATGACAGTGCAGGACTTTACCGTGCGCCTGCCCATAGAAACCCGCGATGAATTTGGCGAAGTCCAGCAAGGTTTTAACCAGATGGCAGATCATCTGGCAGAAGCCTACAGCTCGCTGGAGCAACGGGTGCTGGAGAAAACGGCAGAACTCAACGCCCAGAATCGTGAACTGTCTTTGTTATATGACGTGGTTGCTTTTGTGAACGGGCCGCAAACGGCACATGCCCTGTGCCACGGTGTACTGGAGCGGCTCGTCGCCTGGTTTGGTGCGGATGCGGGTAGCGTGCGGGTGATTGATCCGCTGGAGGACTCGGCCTGGTTGATGACCAGCGTTGGCTTGCCCGAGAGCTTGCGTGAGGCCGATATCTGCCGACATCCGCAAGATTGTCATTGCGGCCCGACGCAGCAAGGGCAGACGGTCATCAAGCAAATGCGCTACAGCCCGGTAATGCCGCAGCTGCCGTGCGCAGAAGCGGGCTTTGCCCAGGTCAGCGCCTTTCCGATTGGCGCGGGTGAATCTTATCTGGGGTTGATTACGCTGCATTTTGTCGGCCAGCGGCAGATTGCAGAACGCGAAACGCAATTGCTGACCACGCTAGGCCAGCATCTGGGTATTGCGCTGGAAAACCTGCGGCTGGCGGCCCGGGCGCGGGAACTGGCGGTGTCGGAAGAACGCAATCTGATGGCGCAAGGTTTGCACGACAGCATTGCGCAGGGCCTGAGCTTTTTGAATCTGCAAGTGCAAATGCTGGATGATTCGCTCAAACGCAATGCCCTGGACGAGGCTAAAGATGTCGTGCCGATGTTGCGGGCCGGGGTGACAGAAAGTTATGACGATGTGCGCGAACTGCTGCTTAATTTCCGCACCCGTTTGCAAGAAGGCGACTTGCCAGGGTCCATGCGTACCGTCATCGATAAATTCCGCAAACAGACCGGGATTACCACTTCGCTGACATTGAGCGGGCAGGGACGGCCGCTGCTGGCCGATGCGCAATTGCAACTGCTGTTTATTTTGCAAGAAGCACTATCCAATGTGCGCAAGCACGCGCAGGCCACTCAGGTTGAAGTGGTTTTGCACAACGATGCGCCACTGCGTTTGCTGATCAAAGACAACGGACGTGGTTTTGATGCATTGCAAATGGCCAGCCGCGCAGAGCGCCACGTGGGCCTGAATATCATGCGGGAACGCGCCGAGCGGTTGGGCGCGCAACTGGAATTCATTAACGAAAAAGGCGTGACCGTGGCGTTGACCATGGCGCGTACCGCACACGAAACCGCCAATGAAATGGCTCAGGGAGAGGGTTCGCATGCCCAACGCGATCCGCGTACTGCTGGTTGA
- the mobB gene encoding molybdopterin-guanine dinucleotide biosynthesis protein B codes for MTRRVFGLVGSSGSGKTTLLEKLIVIFTARGVSINAIKHSHHDIMLEPPDKDSARFRAAGAAEVMVVSPYRYAIFHELRDAPEPDIHQQLQRLAPADLTLIEGFRQHPYPKLEVWRAANGKPPRFVAEPTIISLVSNDVAPVAHQLTCFELDNVEAIADFILQSAQAIE; via the coding sequence TTGACTCGTCGCGTCTTCGGCCTGGTTGGCAGTTCCGGCAGTGGCAAAACCACCTTGCTCGAAAAGCTGATCGTCATATTCACGGCGCGTGGCGTCAGCATTAACGCCATCAAGCATTCGCATCATGACATCATGCTAGAACCGCCAGATAAAGACAGCGCCCGTTTTCGCGCTGCCGGAGCGGCGGAGGTGATGGTGGTGTCGCCCTATCGTTATGCCATCTTCCATGAACTGCGTGATGCGCCGGAGCCGGACATCCACCAGCAGTTGCAGCGCCTGGCGCCAGCTGATCTCACCTTGATTGAAGGCTTCCGCCAGCATCCGTATCCCAAGCTGGAAGTCTGGCGCGCCGCCAATGGCAAACCGCCGCGGTTTGTGGCTGAGCCGACCATTATCAGTCTGGTGAGCAATGACGTTGCGCCCGTAGCACATCAACTGACCTGCTTCGAACTGGATAACGTTGAAGCCATTGCCGACTTTATCCTGCAGTCCGCCCAAGCCATCGAATAA
- the moaA gene encoding GTP 3',8-cyclase MoaA, translating to MNAPLHQLARPVLTDRFGRRVDYVRLSVTDRCDLRCSYCMPKGFHGFEEPEHWLTFDEIERLVAAFARLGVGRIRLTGGEPLLRRNLPDLAARLKALPGLHDLSLSTNATQLAKHAKALHQAGVDRLNISLDTLDGACNAHITGRDTFDAVMRGIYAAKEEGFAPIKLNMVAMKGVNDHEIERMAEFAMEHDFILRLIEAMPMGETGRNAQYLDLGPVRERLVERFGLVPEVHELGGGPARYWMTPDGGGRIGFITPISQHFCATCNRVRLAVDGTLYMCLGQEEKFEFRPLLRDGATDAELENAIRLAIELKPERHEFRETPGKIVRFMSQTGG from the coding sequence ATGAACGCACCGCTGCATCAACTCGCTAGACCAGTTCTGACTGACCGCTTCGGACGGCGGGTGGATTATGTGCGTTTGTCGGTCACTGACCGCTGCGATCTGCGCTGTTCTTACTGCATGCCCAAAGGCTTTCACGGCTTTGAAGAGCCAGAACATTGGCTCACCTTCGATGAAATCGAACGCCTGGTCGCCGCCTTTGCCCGTTTGGGAGTAGGGCGCATTCGATTGACTGGCGGCGAACCGCTGCTGCGCCGCAATTTGCCAGACTTGGCCGCCCGCCTCAAAGCCTTGCCGGGGTTGCATGATCTATCGCTTTCCACCAATGCCACGCAACTGGCTAAACACGCCAAAGCATTGCATCAGGCGGGCGTTGATCGCCTCAATATCAGCCTGGATACATTGGATGGTGCCTGTAATGCACACATCACTGGCCGCGATACTTTCGATGCGGTGATGCGCGGCATTTACGCCGCCAAAGAAGAAGGCTTTGCGCCGATCAAACTGAATATGGTGGCGATGAAGGGCGTGAACGATCACGAGATCGAACGCATGGCCGAATTTGCCATGGAGCACGACTTTATCCTGCGGCTGATCGAAGCCATGCCCATGGGCGAGACTGGCCGCAATGCGCAATATCTCGATCTGGGGCCGGTGCGCGAGCGGCTGGTAGAGCGCTTTGGCCTGGTGCCAGAGGTCCACGAACTCGGTGGTGGCCCGGCGCGTTACTGGATGACGCCCGATGGTGGTGGACGGATTGGCTTCATCACGCCGATTTCGCAGCATTTCTGCGCCACCTGTAATCGCGTACGTCTGGCGGTGGACGGCACGCTGTATATGTGTCTGGGTCAGGAAGAGAAATTCGAGTTCCGCCCGTTATTGCGCGATGGCGCGACCGACGCGGAACTGGAAAACGCCATCCGCCTGGCCATTGAACTGAAACCGGAACGCCACGAGTTCCGCGAAACGCCAGGCAAGATCGTGCGTTTCATGTCGCAAACCGGCGGTTGA
- the narI gene encoding respiratory nitrate reductase subunit gamma has protein sequence MNDFLFGIYPYIGLAIFLFGSLVRFEREQYSWKSESTQLIRRGQLRLGSYLFHIGILMVFVGHLGGLLTPIWVWDALGVAHSTKQMIAMVAGGVFGSMTLVGLLILLHRRFSDERLKALTNWRDKLTLGWILVTLLLGLSTIFISKDHMDGHMMTLFMAWAQHIVTFQAGAADLIAQAPTLFKVHMFMGMSLFVIFPFTRLVHVWSGFGSATYLVRAWQVVRPRG, from the coding sequence ATGAATGACTTTCTGTTTGGCATCTACCCGTACATCGGGCTGGCCATTTTTCTGTTCGGCAGTCTGGTGCGCTTCGAGCGCGAGCAGTATTCGTGGAAAAGCGAATCCACCCAATTGATCCGCCGTGGCCAATTGCGTTTGGGTTCGTATCTGTTTCATATCGGCATCTTGATGGTGTTTGTGGGGCATCTGGGCGGCCTGTTAACGCCAATCTGGGTATGGGATGCACTGGGCGTAGCGCACAGCACCAAGCAAATGATCGCCATGGTGGCCGGTGGTGTGTTTGGCTCGATGACCCTGGTTGGGCTGCTGATATTGCTGCATCGCCGTTTTAGTGATGAACGACTGAAAGCTTTGACCAACTGGCGCGACAAACTGACTCTGGGATGGATTCTGGTGACCTTGTTGCTGGGCCTGTCGACGATTTTCATCTCCAAAGACCATATGGATGGCCACATGATGACGCTGTTTATGGCATGGGCGCAGCATATCGTCACCTTCCAGGCTGGCGCTGCTGACCTGATCGCCCAAGCGCCAACGCTGTTCAAGGTGCATATGTTTATGGGGATGTCGTTGTTTGTGATCTTCCCGTTTACCCGCTTGGTGCACGTATGGAGCGGCTTTGGCTCCGCCACGTATCTAGTCCGGGCATGGCAGGTGGTGCGGCCACGCGGTTGA
- the narJ gene encoding nitrate reductase molybdenum cofactor assembly chaperone: MSVSLHIPETIHFQVMSALLQYPEQDLLDALPELDSLLADSPDGLRLKLAPLLQYLSGLALIEAQENYVDTFDRGRKYSLHLFEHIHGESRDRGPAMVDLMEAYKQNGLQIEANELPDYLPLMLEFLGGVSPEIALSFLDEAVHVIAVIGERLAEKSSPYACVFSTLVSLASVKPLPLVQPPVRDMDEALETFGPNVEGVEPLLGKPGTQTVQFYPRQAARPAA; this comes from the coding sequence ATGAGTGTATCCCTGCATATTCCTGAAACCATCCACTTCCAGGTGATGTCCGCGCTGTTGCAATACCCGGAACAAGACCTGCTCGATGCATTGCCCGAACTGGACAGCCTGCTGGCCGATTCGCCGGATGGCTTGCGACTGAAGCTGGCGCCGCTGTTGCAGTACTTGAGTGGGCTGGCGCTGATTGAGGCGCAGGAAAACTACGTCGATACGTTTGATCGGGGCCGCAAATATTCGCTGCATCTATTCGAGCATATCCACGGCGAAAGCCGTGACCGCGGTCCGGCTATGGTCGACCTCATGGAAGCCTACAAACAGAATGGCTTGCAGATCGAAGCCAATGAGCTGCCGGACTATTTACCGCTGATGCTGGAGTTTCTCGGCGGTGTCTCTCCCGAGATTGCGTTGTCGTTCCTCGATGAAGCCGTGCATGTGATCGCGGTGATTGGCGAGCGCCTGGCCGAGAAATCCTCGCCGTACGCTTGTGTATTCAGCACCTTGGTGAGCCTGGCCAGCGTCAAGCCACTGCCGCTGGTGCAACCGCCGGTCCGCGATATGGATGAAGCGCTGGAAACTTTCGGTCCCAATGTTGAGGGCGTCGAGCCATTGCTGGGCAAGCCGGGCACGCAAACCGTGCAGTTTTATCCACGTCAGGCAGCGCGCCCGGCGGCGTGA
- the narH gene encoding nitrate reductase subunit beta, with product MKIRAQVAMVLNLDKCIGCHTCSVTCKNVWTSRDGVEYAWFNNVETKPGIGYPKEWENQKKWKGGWNRLPNGKLEPRQGGKLRILASMFANPNLPEIDDYYEPFTYDYEHLQNAKESQTPPTARPVSVLTGKKMDKIHWGPNWEDDLGGEFSARSKDALFEGIQKEMHATFENTFMMYLPRLCEHCLNPACVASCPSGSVYKREDDGIVLVDQDKCRGWRMCISGCPYKKIYYNWQSGKAEKCTFCYPRIEGGQPTVCSESCVGRIRYLGVMLYDADLIADAASVADEKDLYESQLKVFLDPHSPEVQAEARKQGIPDSWIDAATKSPVYKMAMEWKIAFPLHPEYRTLPMVWYVPPLSPIQSAAERGVLGKNGILPDVKELRIPVRYLANLLTAGDEKPVLSALDRMLAMRTYMRDKTVHKTENLDVLNQVGLSKAEVEDMYKIMAIANYEDRFVIPSSHKEMVEDSFNDKGSCGFTFGNGCSGGVSTEGLFGQRKQGSTIFVDMPKSRKNSEVE from the coding sequence ATGAAAATCCGCGCCCAAGTAGCCATGGTGCTGAACCTGGACAAGTGCATCGGCTGCCACACCTGTTCGGTCACCTGTAAAAACGTGTGGACCAGCCGCGATGGCGTTGAATACGCCTGGTTCAACAACGTCGAGACCAAACCCGGCATTGGTTACCCCAAGGAATGGGAAAACCAGAAGAAGTGGAAAGGGGGCTGGAATCGTCTTCCCAATGGCAAGCTGGAACCACGTCAGGGCGGCAAGCTGCGCATTCTGGCCAGTATGTTCGCCAACCCGAACCTGCCGGAAATTGACGATTACTACGAGCCGTTTACCTACGACTACGAACATCTGCAAAATGCCAAAGAATCGCAAACGCCGCCAACCGCGCGGCCAGTCTCGGTACTGACCGGCAAGAAAATGGACAAGATCCACTGGGGCCCGAACTGGGAAGACGATCTGGGTGGTGAGTTCTCGGCGCGCTCCAAAGACGCGCTGTTTGAAGGCATCCAGAAAGAGATGCACGCCACCTTTGAAAACACTTTCATGATGTATTTGCCACGGCTGTGCGAGCACTGCCTGAACCCGGCGTGCGTGGCATCGTGCCCGTCCGGCTCGGTCTACAAGCGTGAAGACGATGGCATTGTGCTGGTCGATCAGGACAAATGTCGCGGCTGGCGCATGTGTATTTCTGGCTGTCCGTACAAGAAGATTTACTACAACTGGCAGTCCGGCAAGGCCGAGAAATGCACCTTCTGTTATCCGCGTATTGAAGGCGGCCAGCCGACCGTATGTTCTGAATCGTGCGTGGGCCGGATTCGCTATCTGGGCGTGATGCTGTACGACGCTGACTTGATCGCCGATGCCGCCAGCGTGGCCGACGAAAAAGACCTGTACGAGTCGCAACTCAAGGTATTTCTCGATCCGCATTCGCCCGAAGTCCAGGCTGAAGCGCGCAAACAGGGCATTCCGGATTCATGGATCGATGCCGCCACCAAATCGCCGGTGTACAAAATGGCGATGGAATGGAAGATTGCCTTCCCGCTGCACCCTGAATATCGCACCTTGCCGATGGTCTGGTACGTGCCGCCGTTGTCGCCCATCCAGTCGGCTGCTGAGCGCGGTGTGCTGGGTAAGAACGGCATTCTGCCGGACGTGAAAGAACTGCGGATTCCCGTGCGTTATCTGGCGAACTTGCTGACCGCAGGCGATGAAAAACCAGTGCTGAGTGCGCTGGATCGCATGCTGGCGATGCGTACTTATATGCGCGACAAGACCGTGCACAAGACCGAGAACCTGGATGTACTGAATCAGGTTGGGTTGAGCAAGGCCGAAGTCGAAGATATGTACAAGATCATGGCGATTGCCAATTACGAAGATCGTTTCGTTATTCCGTCCAGCCACAAGGAAATGGTCGAAGACAGCTTTAACGATAAAGGCTCGTGCGGCTTTACCTTTGGCAATGGCTGTTCGGGTGGCGTTTCGACTGAGGGGCTGTTTGGTCAGCGTAAACAAGGCTCGACCATCTTTGTGGATATGCCTAAATCGCGCAAAAACTCGGAGGTGGAGTGA